A part of Brachybacterium faecium DSM 4810 genomic DNA contains:
- a CDS encoding protein of unknown function (DUF1593) with cadherin domain (PFAM: Cadherin domain; Protein of unknown function (DUF1593)) has translation MTTHTGPRTVVTTDPELDDLNSMLRLLLYSNEIDLRGLVYSSSQFHVAGDPERGIAPHRWPAPGERLHIDRAVDAYEQVHPHLVVHDPDYPSPEHLRGLIAWGNVAAVGDMEADTPGSDLIRSVLLEDEPGQVFLQTWGGPNTIARALRSIQLEFEGTPGWEELHARISRTAVITSFGQQDSTFDEYIRPHWPDLEHREVATRVWGYFARDVVAEEDQELLGPRWMRENVSQVGALGRAYQVWGDGQQMAEGFDAEDYFGLSGLSVAELEERGYRVWTPPQPEGAWISEGDSSNFALLIANGLRSWEHPGWGGWGGRQGSVDGDPASWSNHATIDRGPDGRPRPDWAAARWFRHIQHDLAARLQWTVQPTYDAANHAPHVRVLEGTDLTRLAGSTITLTAEVSDPDGDEVTVRWWQYREAGTSPLAVEVRAAGPRCEVELPAEAEPGTTVHLIVEATDSGTPALTSYQRVVVEIAAAEEG, from the coding sequence ATGACGACGCACACCGGCCCGAGGACAGTGGTCACCACCGATCCGGAGCTCGACGACCTCAACTCGATGCTGCGGCTGCTGCTGTACAGCAACGAGATCGACCTGCGGGGGCTGGTGTACTCCTCCAGCCAGTTCCACGTCGCAGGGGATCCCGAGCGGGGCATCGCACCGCACCGCTGGCCGGCGCCGGGGGAGAGGCTGCACATCGACCGGGCGGTGGACGCCTACGAGCAGGTGCACCCCCACCTCGTCGTGCACGATCCGGACTATCCGAGCCCCGAGCACCTGCGGGGCCTCATCGCCTGGGGGAACGTCGCCGCCGTCGGCGACATGGAGGCGGACACCCCGGGCTCGGACCTCATCCGCTCGGTGCTGCTCGAGGACGAGCCCGGCCAGGTGTTCCTCCAGACCTGGGGCGGGCCCAACACCATCGCCCGCGCCCTGCGCTCGATCCAGCTCGAGTTCGAGGGCACCCCCGGCTGGGAGGAGCTGCACGCACGGATCTCCCGCACCGCGGTGATCACGAGCTTCGGCCAGCAGGACAGCACCTTCGACGAGTACATCAGGCCGCACTGGCCGGATCTCGAGCACCGCGAGGTCGCCACGCGGGTGTGGGGCTACTTCGCGCGGGACGTCGTCGCGGAGGAGGATCAGGAGCTGCTCGGCCCCCGGTGGATGCGGGAGAACGTCTCGCAGGTCGGCGCGCTCGGCCGCGCCTACCAGGTGTGGGGCGACGGGCAGCAGATGGCCGAGGGCTTCGATGCCGAGGACTACTTCGGGCTCAGCGGGCTGAGCGTCGCCGAGCTCGAGGAGCGGGGGTACCGGGTCTGGACACCCCCGCAGCCGGAGGGCGCATGGATCTCCGAGGGCGACTCCTCGAACTTCGCGCTGCTCATCGCCAACGGGCTGCGCAGCTGGGAGCACCCCGGATGGGGCGGATGGGGCGGGCGGCAGGGCTCCGTCGACGGCGATCCCGCCTCCTGGTCGAACCACGCCACCATCGATCGCGGTCCCGACGGCCGCCCCCGGCCGGACTGGGCGGCGGCGCGCTGGTTCCGGCACATCCAGCACGATCTCGCCGCTCGCCTGCAGTGGACGGTGCAGCCCACCTACGACGCGGCGAACCACGCACCACACGTGCGCGTGCTGGAGGGCACCGACCTGACCCGTCTCGCAGGGTCCACGATCACGCTCACCGCGGAGGTGAGCGATCCCGACGGGGACGAGGTGACCGTGCGCTGGTGGCAGTACCGCGAGGCGGGCACGTCGCCGTTGGCCGTCGAGGTGCGCGCTGCCGGGCCGCGCTGCGAGGTCGAGCTGCCGGCGGAGGCCGAGCCCGGCACCACGGTGCACCTCATCGTGGAGGCCACGGATTCCGGGACGCCCGCCCTCACGAGCTACCAGAGGGTGGTCGTCGAGATCGCTGCGGCAGAAGAGGGCTGA
- a CDS encoding sugar phosphate isomerase/epimerase (PFAM: Xylose isomerase-like TIM barrel), with protein sequence MFTAENWPIGANMLSFGSTTSDGTPTLEAPSTVWASQLRQVKELGVDQIDPTDAWLPLAKLSDERVEEFRRVLDGEGMTLSSISMTRNSVVDVEHGEENLADALRFIELAPSFGVSVVNTGFMQALTEKQAKAIWFWLEDGHVDDPALRDLAIERTRRLGDAAKAQGIQLSLEMYEDTYVGTADEAVSFVTDVDHEAVGLNPDIGNLVRLHREVEPWPDMFEKVLPHSNFWHIKNYTRDYDPATGAYSSAPMPLKYGYINYRSVIRRALELGYTGPFCCEHYGSDSLGVIAENVHYIRQVLASALAESA encoded by the coding sequence ATGTTCACCGCAGAGAACTGGCCCATCGGCGCCAACATGCTCTCGTTCGGCAGCACCACCTCGGACGGCACGCCCACCCTCGAGGCCCCCTCGACCGTGTGGGCCTCCCAGCTGCGCCAGGTCAAGGAGCTCGGCGTGGACCAGATCGACCCCACCGACGCCTGGCTGCCGCTCGCGAAGCTGAGCGACGAGCGCGTCGAGGAGTTCCGCCGCGTGCTCGACGGCGAGGGCATGACGCTCTCCTCGATCTCCATGACCCGCAACTCCGTGGTCGATGTCGAGCACGGCGAGGAGAACCTCGCCGATGCGCTGCGCTTCATCGAGCTCGCGCCGAGCTTCGGTGTGAGCGTGGTGAACACGGGCTTCATGCAGGCCCTCACCGAGAAGCAGGCGAAGGCGATCTGGTTCTGGCTCGAGGACGGCCATGTCGACGACCCGGCGCTGCGCGATCTCGCGATCGAGCGCACCCGCCGGCTCGGCGACGCCGCGAAGGCCCAGGGCATCCAGCTGAGCCTCGAGATGTACGAGGACACCTACGTCGGCACCGCCGACGAGGCCGTCTCCTTCGTGACGGACGTGGACCACGAGGCCGTGGGCCTCAACCCGGACATCGGCAACCTGGTGCGCCTGCACCGCGAGGTCGAGCCCTGGCCGGACATGTTCGAGAAGGTGCTGCCGCACTCGAACTTCTGGCACATCAAGAACTACACCCGCGACTACGACCCGGCCACCGGCGCGTACTCGAGCGCCCCGATGCCGCTGAAGTACGGCTACATCAACTACCGCAGCGTGATCCGCCGCGCGCTCGAGCTGGGCTACACCGGCCCGTTCTGCTGCGAGCACTACGGCTCCGACTCCCTCGGCGTGATCGCCGAGAACGTGCACTACATCCGCCAGGTGCTCGCCTCCGCGCTGGCGGAGTCCGCCTGA
- a CDS encoding dehydrogenase of unknown specificity, short-chain alcohol dehydrogenase like (PFAM: short chain dehydrogenase), whose translation MSIENRTIQPFPARRTAVVTGAGAPRGIGRRVVCTLLARGWSVAAADIDGPAVEQFAQELSAELPAGSDQQVLGVGVDISDQASVDAAFARIDAELPQLVALVNLAGIPSPHPFLEITAEIWDRVMDVNGKGTLLMMQAAARRMIDGGVGGRIVNTSSITALDGGGTFSKTGYAAAKAAVQGLTRGAARELGEHGITANVILPGPIDTDIMGGTLTEDRKESMSANIPLGRVGQPEEVAGLIAFLVGEDSSFVSGTSISVDGGKHMH comes from the coding sequence ATGAGCATCGAGAACCGGACCATCCAGCCCTTCCCCGCCCGCCGCACCGCGGTCGTCACCGGCGCGGGCGCGCCCCGCGGGATCGGCCGACGGGTGGTGTGCACGCTGCTCGCCCGGGGCTGGAGCGTCGCCGCGGCCGACATCGACGGCCCCGCCGTCGAGCAGTTCGCGCAGGAGCTCTCCGCCGAGCTGCCCGCCGGCTCGGACCAGCAGGTCCTCGGCGTCGGCGTGGACATCAGCGACCAGGCCTCCGTGGACGCCGCCTTCGCCCGGATCGACGCCGAGCTGCCGCAGCTGGTGGCGCTGGTGAACCTCGCCGGCATCCCCAGCCCGCACCCGTTCCTCGAGATCACCGCGGAGATCTGGGACCGCGTCATGGACGTCAACGGCAAGGGCACCCTGCTGATGATGCAGGCCGCGGCCCGGCGGATGATCGACGGCGGTGTGGGCGGGCGGATCGTCAACACCTCCTCGATCACCGCCCTCGACGGCGGCGGCACCTTCTCCAAGACCGGCTACGCCGCGGCGAAGGCCGCCGTGCAGGGTCTCACCCGCGGCGCCGCCCGGGAGCTCGGCGAGCACGGGATCACCGCGAACGTCATCCTGCCGGGCCCGATCGACACCGACATCATGGGCGGCACCCTCACCGAGGACCGCAAGGAGTCGATGTCCGCGAACATCCCGCTGGGCCGCGTCGGTCAGCCCGAGGAGGTCGCCGGCCTGATCGCCTTCCTGGTCGGCGAGGACTCGAGCTTCGTCAGCGGGACCTCGATCAGCGTCGACGGCGGCAAGCACATGCACTGA
- a CDS encoding 3-hydroxyacyl-CoA dehydrogenase (PFAM: 3-hydroxyacyl-CoA dehydrogenase, C-terminal domain; 3-hydroxyacyl-CoA dehydrogenase, NAD binding domain), translating to MTISTVTIVGAGYMGGGIAQVLAIAGFDVTIADVSVENANASLERLRKEAQDFEDQGLYSPGAAELVAKNISAGKSIEDAVADVDFIEEAVFERLDVKRDVLATISEHARPDAIIGTNTSTIPVKELVSAVKHPERFLTVHFSNPAPFIPGVELVAGEATTPETVTAVKELLEKSGNQGAQVADTPGMVLNRLQYALLKEATSIVEEGVATAEDVDTIVRTTFGFRLGFFGPFAIADQAGLDVYANCFVTFEDAFGDRLATPQILTDSVAEDRKGVKNGKGLLGDYDEATAAELIAYRNKAYAKMSQLLAELGPAPKPTPKNS from the coding sequence ATGACCATCTCCACCGTGACCATCGTCGGCGCCGGCTACATGGGCGGCGGCATCGCCCAGGTCCTCGCCATCGCCGGCTTCGACGTGACCATCGCCGACGTCAGCGTCGAGAACGCGAACGCCTCCCTCGAGCGTCTCCGCAAGGAGGCGCAGGACTTCGAGGACCAGGGCCTGTACAGCCCCGGCGCCGCCGAGCTCGTCGCGAAGAACATCTCCGCCGGCAAGTCCATCGAGGACGCCGTCGCCGATGTCGACTTCATCGAGGAGGCCGTCTTCGAGCGCCTCGACGTCAAGCGCGACGTGCTCGCGACCATCTCCGAGCACGCCCGCCCGGACGCCATCATCGGCACCAACACCTCGACCATCCCGGTCAAGGAGCTGGTCAGCGCGGTGAAGCACCCCGAGCGCTTCCTCACCGTGCACTTCTCCAACCCCGCCCCGTTCATCCCCGGCGTCGAGCTCGTGGCCGGCGAGGCGACCACCCCCGAGACCGTCACCGCGGTCAAGGAGCTGCTGGAGAAGTCCGGCAACCAGGGCGCCCAGGTCGCCGACACCCCCGGCATGGTGCTCAACCGCCTCCAGTACGCGCTGCTGAAGGAGGCCACCTCGATCGTCGAGGAGGGCGTCGCCACCGCCGAGGACGTCGACACCATCGTCCGCACCACCTTCGGCTTCCGCCTGGGCTTCTTCGGGCCCTTCGCGATCGCCGACCAGGCGGGCCTGGACGTCTACGCGAACTGCTTCGTGACCTTCGAGGACGCCTTCGGCGACCGCCTGGCCACCCCGCAGATCCTCACCGACTCCGTCGCCGAGGACCGCAAGGGCGTCAAGAACGGCAAGGGGCTGCTGGGCGACTACGACGAGGCCACCGCGGCGGAGCTCATCGCCTACCGCAACAAGGCCTACGCCAAGATGTCCCAGCTCCTGGCCGAGCTCGGCCCGGCCCCGAAGCCCACGCCGAAGAACTCCTGA
- a CDS encoding gluconate transporter (PFAM: GntP family permease~TIGRFAM: gluconate transporter), whose product MEELVLADRPVWLLLTIAVVGIAALLVLIIKARLHAFFSLLIVAVATGLAAGIGVGDVIDVVIDGFSTTVGTVALLVGFGAVLGRLVEITGGAQVLADKMLDAFGEKRAPLALSVASLFYAFPIFLDAGFIVMLPVIYTVARRLGGSFMLYVLPSIASFMMMHALLPPHPGPTAAATVMGADVGLVVLVGLLIGLPTWYFGGYLVARAISKRFPDTPVPALLGEPREVPVEERPSFGGILLVLLLPLVLIFFNTAFSTLEAQGTVSEDNLGFQLSRLIGATPVALALSALLAMLVLYVVPRRRRGQKVGGLLEELVDDALAPVCSIILITGAGGAFGRVLTETGIGGEVAQGLDAMGLPLIVAAYLVTMAMRIAQGSATVAATTGASIMAPAIMAGDFSSVAVAAMVIAIGAASIGWSHVNDSGFWLIGKFCGFDTVTTFKTWSLVGTTISLLGFALSAVVFVIAA is encoded by the coding sequence GTGGAAGAACTCGTCCTCGCGGACCGGCCGGTCTGGCTGCTGCTGACGATCGCGGTCGTCGGCATCGCCGCCCTGCTCGTCCTCATCATCAAGGCGCGGCTGCACGCCTTCTTCTCCCTGCTGATCGTCGCCGTCGCCACCGGGCTGGCCGCCGGGATCGGAGTCGGCGATGTCATCGACGTCGTGATCGACGGCTTCAGCACCACCGTCGGCACCGTCGCGCTGCTGGTCGGATTCGGTGCCGTGCTGGGCCGATTGGTCGAGATCACCGGCGGCGCACAGGTGCTCGCCGACAAGATGCTCGACGCCTTCGGGGAGAAGCGGGCACCGCTCGCCCTCTCCGTCGCCTCGCTGTTCTACGCCTTCCCGATCTTCCTGGACGCCGGCTTCATCGTGATGCTGCCGGTGATCTACACCGTGGCCCGGCGCCTCGGCGGCTCGTTCATGCTCTACGTGCTGCCCTCGATCGCGTCGTTCATGATGATGCACGCCCTGCTCCCGCCCCACCCCGGCCCTACCGCCGCCGCCACCGTGATGGGCGCCGACGTGGGCCTCGTGGTGCTCGTCGGCCTGCTCATCGGCCTGCCCACCTGGTACTTCGGCGGCTACCTGGTGGCCCGTGCCATCTCCAAGCGGTTCCCGGACACCCCGGTGCCGGCACTGCTCGGCGAGCCGCGCGAGGTCCCCGTGGAGGAGCGCCCCTCCTTCGGCGGCATCCTCCTGGTGCTGCTGCTGCCCCTCGTGCTGATCTTCTTCAACACCGCCTTCTCCACCCTGGAGGCGCAGGGCACCGTCTCCGAGGACAACCTCGGCTTCCAGCTCTCGCGCCTGATCGGTGCGACGCCGGTGGCGCTCGCGCTCTCCGCCCTCCTCGCGATGCTGGTGCTGTACGTGGTGCCGCGCCGCCGCCGCGGCCAGAAGGTCGGCGGCCTGCTCGAGGAGCTGGTGGACGACGCCCTCGCACCGGTCTGCTCGATCATCCTCATCACCGGTGCGGGCGGCGCCTTCGGCCGCGTGCTCACCGAGACCGGGATCGGCGGCGAGGTCGCCCAGGGGCTCGACGCGATGGGCCTGCCGCTCATCGTCGCCGCGTACCTGGTCACCATGGCGATGCGCATCGCGCAGGGCTCCGCCACCGTCGCCGCCACCACCGGCGCCTCGATCATGGCCCCGGCGATCATGGCCGGCGACTTCAGCTCCGTCGCCGTCGCCGCGATGGTGATCGCGATCGGTGCCGCCTCGATCGGCTGGTCGCACGTCAACGACTCCGGCTTCTGGCTGATCGGCAAGTTCTGCGGCTTCGACACCGTCACCACGTTCAAGACCTGGTCGCTCGTGGGCACCACCATCTCGCTGCTGGGCTTCGCCCTCTCGGCGGTGGTGTTCGTGATCGCCGCCTGA
- a CDS encoding uncharacterized conserved protein, with protein MPASSTAPSDRRLLILDDDPTGSQCVAGIDAAFDTDPALLAETLAAPGSAAFVLTNTRALDEAEAVALNRRILAGVLEAGIPAQGLHVVSRSDSTLRGHVIAEPTAIADELAAHGIEVDAFVLCPAMLEAGRFTTGDVHYARVDGQAVEVAETDFARDATFGFTSSDLREFLAERSNGAIAAADVLSLSLEDIRTGGPARVREILGSARDRRWVVVNATEYADMEVVARVIAELEAEGRTLVTRCAPSFVRPLAGQRGARVLGAADIPVPADRQEHGLVVVGSHVGLTTAQLHVVQERGTLLGVEIDVPSVLDERREEHLAQLAARIREALPRTDCVLYTSRELVRSEDPAESLAIARRVSDAVVEVVQQVRTARPAWVVAKGGITSHEVAANGLGIRRARVEGQFWEGQVSLFSAQEAPAEVLGMPYVVFPGNVGGEQALADVVDTLTAAVAAR; from the coding sequence ATGCCCGCGTCATCGACCGCACCCTCCGATCGTCGGCTGCTGATCCTCGACGACGACCCCACCGGGTCGCAGTGCGTGGCCGGGATCGACGCCGCCTTCGACACCGACCCCGCCCTGCTCGCCGAGACCCTCGCCGCGCCGGGCTCCGCCGCCTTCGTGCTCACCAACACCCGGGCCCTCGACGAGGCCGAGGCGGTGGCCCTGAACCGCCGGATCCTCGCCGGCGTGCTCGAGGCGGGCATCCCCGCCCAGGGCCTGCACGTCGTCTCCCGCTCCGACTCCACGCTGCGCGGGCACGTGATCGCCGAACCGACCGCGATCGCCGACGAGCTCGCCGCCCACGGGATCGAGGTCGACGCCTTCGTGCTCTGCCCCGCGATGCTCGAGGCGGGACGCTTCACCACCGGCGACGTCCACTACGCGCGGGTCGACGGGCAGGCCGTCGAGGTCGCCGAGACCGACTTCGCCCGCGACGCGACCTTCGGCTTCACCAGCTCCGACCTGCGCGAGTTCCTCGCCGAGCGCTCGAACGGGGCGATCGCCGCAGCCGACGTGCTCAGCCTGTCCCTCGAGGACATCCGCACCGGCGGCCCCGCGCGGGTGCGGGAGATCCTCGGCAGCGCGCGGGACCGCCGCTGGGTGGTCGTCAACGCCACCGAGTACGCCGACATGGAGGTCGTCGCCCGTGTCATCGCCGAGCTCGAGGCGGAGGGGCGCACCCTCGTCACCCGCTGCGCGCCCTCCTTCGTGCGGCCCCTGGCCGGCCAGCGCGGCGCCCGCGTGCTGGGTGCCGCGGACATCCCCGTGCCCGCAGACCGGCAGGAGCACGGCCTGGTGGTCGTCGGCTCCCACGTGGGCCTGACCACCGCTCAGCTGCACGTGGTCCAGGAGCGCGGCACCCTCCTCGGGGTCGAGATCGATGTCCCCTCCGTGCTCGACGAGCGGCGCGAGGAGCACCTCGCGCAGCTCGCCGCCCGCATCCGGGAGGCCCTGCCCCGCACCGACTGCGTGCTCTACACCAGCCGCGAGCTGGTGCGCAGCGAGGATCCGGCCGAGTCCCTCGCGATCGCCCGGCGCGTCTCCGACGCCGTGGTCGAGGTGGTCCAGCAGGTGCGCACCGCCCGCCCCGCCTGGGTGGTCGCCAAGGGCGGCATCACCTCCCACGAGGTCGCCGCGAACGGGCTCGGCATCCGCCGTGCCCGGGTCGAGGGCCAGTTCTGGGAGGGGCAGGTCTCCCTGTTCTCCGCCCAGGAGGCCCCCGCGGAGGTGCTCGGCATGCCGTACGTGGTCTTCCCCGGCAACGTCGGCGGCGAGCAGGCCCTCGCCGATGTGGTCGACACCCTCACCGCCGCGGTCGCCGCCCGCTGA